A part of Aegilops tauschii subsp. strangulata cultivar AL8/78 chromosome 2, Aet v6.0, whole genome shotgun sequence genomic DNA contains:
- the LOC141040611 gene encoding protein FAR1-RELATED SEQUENCE 5-like, giving the protein MADVSHESMMEYYHIANKMFNSEDEGYTFYNKYGLEKGFSVRRSYVEWDGSNCHIILRKFVCSREGVREEKHMKRKMEDRKRRPRSITRVGCKAKLVIARQEETGQWFVKDFIDEHNHPLAPRDLSCLLRSHRRISDEQKADIVDMEKSGIKTHHIMDIMCMQYSGYDEVGCIMRDIYNFCHANKQETISSGDAQTVINHMVARQEQDSDFFFRYLVDEAGHLKELFWCDSQSGLDYEAFGDVIVFDSTYKTNKYNLPFVPFVGMNHHRITVIFACGIISHETNQAYEWMLQTFSDTMGQKHPISVITDGDLAM; this is encoded by the coding sequence ATGGCGGATGTAAGTCACGAGTCAATGATGGAGTACTATCATATTGCCAACAAGATGTTTAATAGTGAGGATGAAGGTTATACATTCTATAACAAATATGGTCTTGAGAAAGGTTTTAGTGTTCGGAGAAGCTATGTCGAGTGGGATGGATCCAACTGCCACATAATTTTAAGGAAATTTGTGTGTAGTCGTGAAGGGGTTCGTGAAGAGAAGCACATGAAGAGGAAGATGGAAGATAGAAAGAGGAGGCCACGGAGTATAACTCGTGTAGGGTGTAAAGCTAAATTGGTGATTGCAAGACAGGAGGAAACAGGTCAGTGGTTTGTCAAGGATTTCATCGATGAACACAACCATCCTCTAGCCCCACGGGATCTGTCGTGTCTGTTGCGTTCACACAGAAGAATTAGCGATGAGCAGAAAGCGGACATTGTAGACATGGAAAAATCTGGGATCAAAACACACCATATTATGGATATTATGTGCATGCAATACAGTGGATATGATGAGGTTGGATGCATTATGAGGGACATTTACAATTTCTGCCATGCTAACAAGCAGGAAACAATTTCTTCCGGGGATGCTCAAACAGTGATCAATCACATGGTGGCGAGGCAAGAGCAAGATTCAGATTTTTTCTTCAGGTACTTGGTTGATGAAGCTGGCCATCTGAAGGAACTGTTCTGGTGTGATAGTCAATCCGGACTTGACTACGAGGCTTTCGGAGACGTTATTGTTTTTGACAGCACATACAAAACCAATAAGTACAATCTGCCATTTGTGCCGTTTGTCGGGATGAATCACCACCGCATCACCGTTATTTTTGCATGTGGTATCATTTCACATGAAACAAACCAGGCATATGAGTGGATGTTACAGACCTTTTCTGATACTATGGGACAGAAGCATCCTATATCTGTGATCACGGATGGTGACCTTGCAATGTAG